From Synoicihabitans lomoniglobus, the proteins below share one genomic window:
- a CDS encoding acyltransferase family protein, translating to MSDAGRLASIDALRGVAVLGVVTMHCSLAVPSIGWAWMQFFAIGQYGVDLFFAISGFVLCEAVERRRRRGDTVSRREFLWRRGVRLWPLYAAGIWFYGWVYPQNSFSAAQIDDFGGVIGNLLLFNGWQLGWENLLVPGGWSISAEATYALLFAALLPWLRSIKTAVLAWTVAVGIVCGGGETLRAWLVSSAVGGSDAASGYWAGGYMPTFLGGVIVWFLSRRAEGRTLTWRQRGMGAGMAALLFAFRDVGPDGEWQRVIWIGAASALAVWAVADLAVGGWPGRALVGLGQLSYGAYLVHFAMIDVVEVLVVAGLPVGASSGVMFGLMCVGVVAFTMPVAWLVEQVVSPRMWRELIVRLRAGENPAP from the coding sequence ATGAGCGACGCGGGCCGACTCGCCTCGATTGATGCGTTGCGCGGGGTCGCCGTGCTGGGTGTCGTCACGATGCACTGCTCGCTGGCGGTGCCGTCGATCGGGTGGGCCTGGATGCAGTTTTTTGCCATCGGCCAATACGGCGTGGATCTGTTTTTCGCCATCAGCGGATTCGTCCTGTGCGAGGCGGTGGAACGCCGCCGCCGACGCGGTGACACCGTGAGTCGACGAGAGTTTCTGTGGCGACGCGGGGTGCGGCTGTGGCCGCTCTATGCGGCGGGGATTTGGTTTTATGGCTGGGTGTATCCGCAGAATTCGTTTTCCGCGGCGCAGATCGACGATTTCGGCGGGGTGATCGGGAATCTACTCCTGTTCAACGGCTGGCAGCTTGGCTGGGAAAATCTGCTCGTGCCTGGAGGCTGGTCGATCAGTGCGGAAGCGACTTATGCACTCTTGTTTGCGGCCCTGTTGCCCTGGCTCCGTAGCATCAAAACGGCCGTCCTGGCCTGGACCGTCGCGGTGGGCATCGTTTGCGGTGGAGGAGAGACATTGCGCGCGTGGCTGGTCTCCAGTGCAGTGGGGGGGAGCGACGCTGCGAGCGGTTATTGGGCCGGCGGCTACATGCCGACGTTTCTGGGCGGCGTGATCGTCTGGTTTCTCAGTCGGCGCGCGGAAGGACGGACGTTGACGTGGAGGCAGCGCGGGATGGGCGCGGGGATGGCGGCGTTGTTGTTTGCGTTTCGCGATGTCGGTCCGGACGGAGAGTGGCAACGGGTGATCTGGATTGGGGCAGCCTCGGCCCTAGCGGTGTGGGCTGTCGCGGATCTCGCGGTGGGGGGCTGGCCGGGGCGGGCCTTGGTCGGGTTGGGTCAGCTCAGCTACGGCGCTTACCTGGTGCACTTTGCCATGATTGATGTCGTGGAAGTGCTGGTGGTGGCGGGGCTGCCGGTGGGCGCGTCGTCGGGGGTGATGTTCGGTTTGATGTGCGTCGGGGTCGTGGCGTTCACGATGCCGGTGGCGTGGCTCGTCGAACAAGTGGTGTCGCCACGGATGTGGCGGGAGCTGATTGTGCGTTTGCGCGCAGGCGAAAACCCCGCACCGTAG
- a CDS encoding sigma-54-dependent transcriptional regulator — translation MVPTVLLVDDERHTREGLQQALEDNFDVSIAASADEAFNLMAAETYDVIVTDLRMPGKSGLKVIDKALTLPNRPAVLMMTAYGSIDTAVEAMRRGAVDFLTKPVNIERLEILINRALKSRTLEVEVKQLHERLDEKFNFKGIVGDSPKLLEVIDRVKLVAPSKATILVEGESGTGKELIAQAIHQSSPRARAAFVAVHCASLSENLLESEIFGHERGAFTGAMERRVGRFEAADGGTLFLDEIGEISASTQVKLLRFLETKSIERVGGSKPIDLDVRLVAATNRDLAAMVREGKFREDLYFRLNVVGIRMPPLRERVSDISTLLAHYLKYFAEENGLPVPSVEPGALATLSSYRWPGNIRELRNFCENAVVLHRGGKLTEYDIDPRFRADHGGMGESVSTGDTSAAATGSAPLASSLSVEENEKRLLREALIKSRGNRTKAAKMMGISRRTLHRKLALWPELDVTD, via the coding sequence ATGGTTCCGACGGTTTTACTGGTGGATGACGAGCGGCATACCCGGGAGGGGTTGCAACAGGCTTTGGAGGACAACTTCGATGTGTCGATCGCGGCCAGCGCCGATGAAGCGTTCAATCTCATGGCGGCGGAGACCTACGATGTGATCGTGACGGATCTTCGGATGCCGGGCAAAAGTGGTCTCAAGGTCATCGACAAGGCGCTCACGCTGCCCAATCGCCCGGCGGTGCTGATGATGACGGCTTACGGGAGCATCGATACGGCGGTGGAAGCGATGCGGCGCGGCGCGGTCGATTTTCTCACCAAGCCGGTCAATATCGAGCGGTTGGAAATCTTGATCAATCGGGCGCTGAAAAGCCGCACCCTTGAAGTCGAGGTGAAGCAGTTGCACGAGCGTCTGGACGAGAAGTTCAACTTCAAAGGCATCGTGGGGGATTCGCCGAAGCTGCTGGAGGTCATCGACCGCGTTAAGCTGGTGGCGCCGTCCAAGGCCACGATTCTGGTCGAAGGGGAATCCGGCACCGGCAAGGAACTCATCGCGCAGGCCATTCACCAATCCAGTCCGCGGGCCCGGGCCGCGTTTGTCGCGGTGCACTGCGCCTCGCTGTCGGAGAATCTGCTGGAGAGCGAAATCTTCGGCCACGAACGCGGGGCGTTCACCGGCGCGATGGAGCGTCGGGTCGGTCGCTTCGAAGCGGCCGATGGCGGCACGTTGTTTCTCGACGAAATCGGTGAAATCTCGGCCTCGACGCAGGTGAAGCTGTTGCGGTTCTTGGAGACCAAATCAATCGAGCGGGTGGGTGGCTCCAAGCCGATCGATCTCGATGTGCGGCTGGTGGCGGCGACCAACCGCGACCTCGCGGCGATGGTGCGCGAGGGCAAGTTTCGCGAGGACCTCTATTTTCGTCTCAACGTGGTGGGCATTCGCATGCCGCCGTTGCGGGAGCGCGTGAGCGACATCTCGACGTTGCTGGCCCACTACCTGAAATATTTTGCGGAAGAAAACGGGCTGCCAGTGCCGAGCGTGGAGCCCGGTGCCCTGGCCACCCTGAGTTCGTATCGCTGGCCGGGTAACATTCGCGAGCTGCGCAATTTCTGCGAAAACGCCGTCGTGCTGCACCGCGGGGGCAAGTTGACCGAGTATGACATCGATCCCCGGTTTCGCGCCGACCACGGGGGCATGGGCGAAAGTGTGTCGACGGGCGATACGAGCGCCGCTGCCACCGGATCCGCCCCGCTGGCGTCGTCGCTGTCGGTGGAGGAAAACGAAAAACGGCTCCTGCGCGAAGCGTTGATCAAGTCCCGCGGCAACCGCACCAAAGCGGCCAAGATGATGGGCATCAGTCGGCGCACGCTGCATCGCAAACTCGCCCTGTGGCCCGAACTGGACGTCACCGATTGA
- a CDS encoding sugar phosphate isomerase/epimerase family protein — protein MKPTLALSSCWNSFRHSDGYEMLAEIKSMGFEYAELSHGTRIVLVPGILKAVEEGLIKISSTHNFCPLPTGINHSAPNLFEPSARSAEEHDQWLRHTKRSIEFTAQLGAKVMVTHLGSVHFFWRNPMRKVSRYLAGDSKINPATDETYRKMLTKAGDKLRTRMPPYWEQVKSSLDEVKALANEKGVMLGCENREKFQELPVDDDFPSFFEGLGEGTHCGYWHDTGHAELKAEMGLLNHREHLEKNVDRLLGFHLHDVAEGDDHQPVGYGQIDFKMISEFWRPEHRLTLELSPRTTPQHVLQSRDRITGLINQRFGD, from the coding sequence GTGAAACCCACGTTAGCTTTATCTTCCTGCTGGAATTCCTTCCGCCACTCCGACGGTTACGAGATGCTGGCGGAGATAAAATCGATGGGGTTCGAGTATGCGGAGTTGAGCCATGGCACGCGAATCGTGCTCGTGCCGGGTATTCTCAAGGCGGTGGAGGAGGGGCTGATCAAGATCAGTTCGACGCACAATTTTTGCCCGTTGCCCACCGGCATCAATCACTCGGCCCCCAATCTCTTTGAGCCGTCGGCCCGATCGGCGGAGGAGCACGATCAGTGGTTGCGCCACACCAAGCGCTCGATCGAGTTCACCGCCCAACTTGGCGCGAAGGTCATGGTCACACATTTGGGCAGCGTGCACTTCTTTTGGCGCAACCCGATGCGCAAGGTGAGCCGTTACTTGGCGGGGGATTCCAAGATCAACCCCGCGACGGACGAGACGTATCGCAAGATGCTGACCAAGGCTGGCGACAAGCTGCGGACGCGGATGCCTCCGTATTGGGAACAGGTGAAGTCCAGCCTCGATGAGGTGAAGGCGCTCGCGAATGAAAAAGGCGTCATGCTCGGATGCGAGAACCGAGAGAAATTTCAGGAGCTACCGGTGGATGACGATTTCCCGTCCTTCTTCGAGGGACTCGGCGAGGGCACGCACTGCGGTTATTGGCACGATACCGGCCACGCCGAACTCAAGGCCGAGATGGGACTGTTGAACCATCGCGAGCATCTCGAAAAAAACGTGGACCGGCTGCTTGGGTTTCACCTCCACGACGTTGCGGAAGGCGATGATCATCAACCGGTCGGCTACGGGCAGATTGATTTCAAAATGATCAGCGAGTTCTGGCGTCCGGAGCATCGGTTGACACTCGAACTGAGTCCGCGCACCACGCCGCAACATGTGTTGCAGTCGCGTGATCGCATCACGGGGTTGATCAATCAGCGATTCGGCGACTAA
- the rnhC gene encoding ribonuclease HIII, giving the protein MPKKKPSADPDAPKKLSTYTVKLDDAQMTKLEDWCAGRGWPRTEVAYARFAFKGTNVNVTGYESRKVLIAGKGTEDFVTMTLEPEITGEAKLGYDEVLNPDWFEPHAGLDESGKGDFFGPVVAATVVASKPAIEALIKAGVKDSKKIADSQILRLDQIIRNMRGVTAELCYCGMPKYNELMSRPRANLNRLLAWQHSLALLKALEKQPVPRGLLDQFSKTPLVQNELTRKGLKNFTLDMRTKAESDPVVAAASIVARAEYVRILKKLSDRFGKPLQKGASAMVKAQALEIMEKFGAKALGDFAKLHFRTAYEVVKDAGKLDELPLPEPKDRFER; this is encoded by the coding sequence ATGCCCAAGAAAAAACCTTCCGCCGATCCCGACGCACCCAAGAAACTTTCCACCTACACGGTGAAGCTCGACGATGCCCAAATGACCAAACTCGAGGACTGGTGCGCGGGTCGTGGCTGGCCGCGCACCGAGGTCGCCTACGCCCGCTTCGCCTTCAAAGGCACCAACGTCAATGTGACCGGCTACGAGAGCCGCAAGGTGCTCATCGCGGGCAAGGGCACCGAGGATTTCGTGACCATGACGCTCGAACCCGAAATTACCGGGGAAGCCAAATTGGGCTACGACGAGGTGCTCAACCCCGATTGGTTCGAGCCCCACGCCGGCCTCGACGAGAGCGGCAAGGGCGACTTTTTCGGACCGGTGGTCGCCGCTACCGTCGTCGCGTCCAAACCGGCGATTGAAGCGCTCATCAAAGCCGGGGTGAAAGACTCCAAGAAAATCGCCGACTCGCAGATCCTACGGCTGGACCAGATCATTCGCAACATGCGGGGCGTGACGGCCGAGCTCTGTTACTGCGGCATGCCCAAATACAACGAGCTCATGTCGCGTCCGCGCGCCAACCTGAACCGACTGCTGGCGTGGCAACACAGTCTCGCGCTGCTCAAGGCGCTGGAAAAGCAGCCGGTGCCGCGCGGACTGCTCGATCAGTTCAGCAAGACGCCGCTGGTGCAGAACGAACTGACGCGCAAGGGGCTCAAAAATTTCACCCTCGATATGCGCACCAAGGCCGAGTCCGATCCCGTGGTCGCCGCCGCCTCGATCGTGGCTCGGGCCGAATACGTGCGCATTTTGAAAAAGCTCTCCGATCGCTTCGGGAAACCGCTGCAAAAAGGCGCCAGCGCGATGGTGAAGGCGCAGGCGCTCGAAATCATGGAAAAGTTTGGCGCCAAGGCGTTGGGGGACTTTGCCAAACTCCATTTCCGCACCGCTTATGAAGTGGTCAAAGACGCCGGCAAACTGGATGAACTCCCGTTGCCCGAGCCCAAGGATCGCTTCGAGCGATAG
- a CDS encoding sensor histidine kinase translates to MPPKKHSSLDRVLGRLDTLDTVNLTNLVQRLARERGLFEDIFNALQEGVLVITPDGEIEYANDSAHRLIGLGNDELPGQTLWRLVPGLRPTLGASLQDGAMPVVAREFVLTYPEPRTVRLYMVPFRGEGREEQPRYAVILSDVSREKESTEQRIEDERTSSVLLLAAGVAHELGNPLNSLNIHLQLIDRKLKKLAAPAAAVDSLSDSIGICRDEVRRLDGIINNFLEALRPRAPDLTEIHLLEVLDEVLHFQQNELADRKIEVEVEASGELPVIMADRNQLKQVFFNVIKNAMEAMEPGGHLRLKARSDDESVYLLFGDTGVGIKQEDLLRLFEPYHTTKPGGSGLGLMIVQRIMREHGGQVGVESKAKVGTVVTLEFPRKDRRVRMLGS, encoded by the coding sequence ATGCCTCCCAAAAAGCACAGCTCTCTCGATCGCGTGCTCGGTCGACTCGACACGCTCGACACCGTGAATCTCACCAACCTTGTGCAGCGTTTGGCGCGGGAGCGCGGGCTGTTCGAGGACATTTTTAATGCGTTGCAGGAGGGCGTGCTGGTCATCACCCCGGACGGCGAGATCGAGTATGCCAATGATTCCGCGCATCGGCTGATTGGTTTGGGCAACGACGAACTGCCGGGCCAGACCCTGTGGCGCCTGGTGCCGGGATTGCGGCCGACGCTGGGGGCGTCGTTGCAGGATGGGGCCATGCCGGTGGTGGCCCGCGAGTTCGTGCTCACTTATCCGGAGCCCCGCACGGTGCGGCTCTACATGGTGCCGTTTCGCGGCGAGGGCCGGGAGGAACAACCCCGCTACGCCGTCATTCTGTCGGACGTCTCGCGCGAAAAGGAATCCACGGAGCAACGCATCGAGGATGAGCGCACTTCGTCGGTTTTGCTGTTGGCGGCCGGTGTCGCCCATGAACTGGGCAATCCCCTCAACTCGCTCAATATCCACCTGCAGTTGATCGATCGAAAGCTGAAGAAACTCGCCGCGCCCGCCGCGGCGGTGGACTCACTGAGCGACTCGATCGGGATCTGCCGCGACGAGGTCCGGCGTCTTGATGGCATCATCAACAACTTCCTCGAAGCCCTCCGGCCGCGCGCGCCCGATTTGACCGAGATTCATCTGCTGGAGGTGCTGGACGAGGTTCTGCACTTTCAGCAAAACGAGTTGGCCGACCGCAAGATCGAGGTGGAGGTGGAAGCCTCCGGCGAGCTGCCCGTGATCATGGCGGACCGCAATCAACTCAAGCAGGTGTTTTTCAACGTCATCAAGAATGCCATGGAGGCGATGGAGCCCGGCGGCCACTTGCGGCTGAAGGCGCGGTCGGACGACGAATCGGTGTATCTGCTGTTTGGAGACACCGGAGTGGGCATCAAACAGGAGGACCTGTTGCGCCTCTTCGAACCCTACCATACCACCAAACCCGGCGGGAGCGGGCTCGGTCTCATGATCGTGCAGCGCATCATGCGCGAACACGGCGGCCAAGTCGGCGTGGAAAGCAAGGCCAAGGTCGGCACGGTCGTGACGCTGGAATTCCCCCGCAAAGACCGCCGTGTGCGCATGCTCGGTTCGTGA
- a CDS encoding ribonuclease HII yields MPKRRQLRGFDLKQIADVECLIGVDEAGRGALAGPVAAGAVLVTREFLDSNWVAINARRINDSKQLTPADRDALWLDFEALMAEQQIHAHYGMADVAEIEHLNILGATKLAMRRALEGIYPPSAFEQKREPDLFASDEELASFTPQVSARILVDGLRLKHFPYPHIGVVHGDARSLCIAMASIIAKVSRDREMERLDREFPDYGFAGHKGYGTEEHREAILRVGRCRYHRATFLRKLMAQRIDPAQEDFFSADGPDSTS; encoded by the coding sequence ATGCCCAAACGCCGTCAACTGCGAGGTTTCGACCTCAAACAGATCGCCGATGTCGAGTGCTTGATCGGCGTCGATGAGGCCGGGCGCGGGGCGTTGGCCGGACCGGTGGCCGCGGGCGCGGTTTTGGTGACGCGGGAGTTTCTCGACAGCAACTGGGTGGCGATCAATGCCCGTCGCATCAATGATTCCAAGCAGCTCACGCCCGCGGATCGCGATGCGCTGTGGCTCGATTTCGAGGCGCTCATGGCGGAGCAGCAGATCCACGCCCACTACGGCATGGCGGACGTCGCGGAAATCGAGCACCTCAACATCCTGGGCGCCACCAAACTGGCCATGCGTCGCGCCTTGGAAGGGATCTATCCGCCGTCGGCGTTCGAACAAAAACGCGAGCCGGATCTCTTCGCATCGGATGAGGAACTTGCGAGTTTCACGCCGCAGGTTTCCGCCCGCATCCTGGTCGATGGGTTGCGGCTGAAGCATTTCCCGTATCCGCATATTGGAGTCGTGCACGGCGATGCGCGATCGCTGTGCATCGCGATGGCGTCGATCATCGCAAAGGTCTCGCGGGATCGGGAAATGGAGCGCCTGGACCGGGAGTTCCCCGACTACGGCTTTGCGGGCCACAAAGGTTATGGCACCGAGGAGCATCGCGAAGCCATTCTGCGCGTCGGGCGTTGCCGCTACCACCGGGCCACCTTTCTGCGCAAACTCATGGCCCAGAGGATCGACCCGGCGCAGGAGGATTTTTTCAGCGCGGACGGGCCGGACTCCACTTCATGA
- a CDS encoding A/G-specific adenine glycosylase yields the protein MAKTSLKQPAVFQRDLLVWYQAHRRQLPWREAPSLYRTVVSEFMLQQTQVKTMLPYFARWMDALPDFAALAAADEATVLKLWEGLGYYSRARNLHKLARALVALPETPPTAAAWQQLPGIGPYSAAAITSIALGVASACVDGNVVRILARLTADSTEFRDSASASKVFTPLAESLLSHENPGDHNQAMMELGATVCHRRNPLCTICPVRAHCAGCAQGEPESFPRLAAKKIEKVSITRAWCERDGKLLLHRIPTTSRRLAGQYELPSDEHVLVPAKAPVLAVRKRGITRYAITETIKRIPVPSSLPNADLMWVPRAELDTITLSGPHRRWITELLKPDG from the coding sequence GTGGCGAAAACATCTCTGAAGCAACCCGCCGTATTCCAACGCGATCTGCTCGTGTGGTATCAGGCGCACCGTCGGCAACTCCCCTGGCGTGAGGCTCCCTCACTCTATCGCACGGTCGTGAGCGAGTTCATGCTGCAGCAGACCCAGGTCAAAACGATGCTGCCGTATTTCGCCCGCTGGATGGACGCGTTGCCGGACTTTGCCGCTCTCGCCGCCGCCGATGAAGCCACTGTGCTCAAGCTCTGGGAGGGGCTCGGCTACTACTCCCGCGCGCGCAATCTCCACAAACTCGCCCGCGCCCTCGTGGCCCTGCCGGAAACGCCGCCGACCGCCGCCGCGTGGCAACAGTTGCCCGGCATCGGACCCTACTCTGCCGCGGCCATCACCTCGATCGCGCTCGGCGTCGCCAGTGCCTGCGTCGATGGCAACGTGGTGCGCATCCTCGCGCGACTGACGGCGGATTCGACGGAATTTCGCGACAGTGCCAGCGCGTCGAAGGTGTTCACCCCGCTGGCGGAATCCCTGCTCAGCCACGAAAACCCCGGCGATCACAACCAGGCCATGATGGAACTCGGGGCAACGGTCTGCCACCGGCGCAACCCGCTTTGCACCATCTGTCCGGTCCGGGCGCATTGTGCCGGTTGCGCCCAGGGCGAACCCGAATCGTTCCCCCGTCTGGCCGCCAAAAAGATCGAGAAGGTGTCCATCACCCGGGCGTGGTGCGAACGCGACGGGAAACTCCTGCTGCACCGCATACCGACCACCTCACGCCGCTTGGCGGGACAATACGAGCTGCCTTCCGATGAGCATGTGTTGGTCCCGGCGAAGGCACCCGTGCTGGCGGTGCGCAAACGCGGCATCACGCGTTACGCGATTACCGAGACTATCAAGCGCATCCCGGTCCCTTCGTCCTTGCCCAACGCGGATCTCATGTGGGTGCCGCGTGCCGAACTCGACACGATCACGCTCTCCGGTCCGCACCGCCGCTGGATCACCGAACTGTTGAAGCCAGACGGTTAG
- the rpsU gene encoding 30S ribosomal protein S21, with product MPLTPGAGFGVLILFPFPNQSDDMSIEIKIRKSEPVDRALRRLKKKLERENVIKGVRAKRYFEKPCAKKRRRNKVMAFTQMLRNRHAS from the coding sequence ATGCCGTTGACGCCGGGCGCGGGGTTTGGCGTGCTCATCCTTTTTCCCTTTCCAAATCAGTCCGACGATATGTCCATCGAAATCAAAATCCGTAAAAGCGAGCCCGTTGACCGTGCCCTGCGCCGTCTGAAGAAGAAGCTCGAACGCGAGAACGTCATCAAAGGTGTTCGTGCCAAGCGTTACTTCGAAAAACCCTGCGCCAAGAAGCGTCGCCGGAACAAGGTGATGGCTTTCACGCAGATGCTGCGCAACCGTCACGCGAGCTGA